The Oreochromis niloticus isolate F11D_XX linkage group LG2, O_niloticus_UMD_NMBU, whole genome shotgun sequence genome includes a region encoding these proteins:
- the LOC112842478 gene encoding proline-rich protein 36-like, giving the protein MTRPVPRRHDWNPADSDLYERQEAALSRWAEELRGKQRLFVEREHVFEGTRLALGGPRRRCIPPPAASPAPEHLPQTVGASRRASAAPSLAAPLLANTPATHSPDLQPRHGTAATPPTSAQRRLPRQRLICLPRPLPLPGESGAHAAIIWTILINSRRKARATSDKSVTIPVYANPKPGHSSTVLSESAPSSTCQPVPVSSAQATVKNTQSPKPDSITLPVSISTSISQPTPTPVPAPRTRAAVTQYTSTPAPVSRVGVTGVQPPPVPVPAPRLRAARIQPDHPRGPAEALQPVPSCSGGSEELACLPISPPLHPPPDPAFHALALSLVRLAEVSPAQGPALLAQAVALSPSVIQSLAQPLATPTPAQPVASPTSLHPVASPAQSVPSPAVQPPAQSVPSSAVQLPLQSVYSPAVQLPLQSVHLPAVQLPLQSVHSPAVQLPLQSVHSSAVQLPLQSVNSLAVQPPAQSPVSHSPALQPAPVQSVQPAPVHLVLSSLFLFPSRPSSSLSSLSPSLLSPSLL; this is encoded by the exons ATGACACGACCCGTGCCACGAAGACACGATTGGAACCCAGCGGACTCTGACCTCTATGAGCGGCAGGAGGCAGCGCTTTCCCGTTGGGCAGAGGAGCTCAGGGGAAAACAGCGGCTCTTCGTGGAGAGAGAGCACGTCTTCGAGGGGACTCGCCTGGCTCTGGGCGGGCCTCGGAGACGCTGCATTCCCCCACCTGCTGCCTCACCTGCACCGGAGCATTTGCCACAGACAGTGGGCGCTTCACGCCGTGCTTCAGCCGCTCCCTCTCTCGCCGCTCCGCTCCTCGCTAACACACCTGCCACACATTCGCCGGACCTCCAACCTCGCCACGGCACAGCAGCTACGCCTCCCACCTCGGCTCAACGGAGGCTACCGCGCCAGAGGCTCATCTGTTTACCCCGGCCGCTTCCTCTTCCCGGAGAAAGCGGCGCACACGCCGCCATAATATGGACCATTTTGATCAACTCCCGGCG AAAGGCCAGAGCAACCTCTGATAAATCTGTTACCATCCCTGTGTATGCAAACCCTAAGCCTGGTCACTCTAGCACTGTTTTATCTGAGTCTGCTCCTTCGTCCACCTGTCAACCTGTTCCGGTTTCATCAGCTCAGGCCACTGTTAAAAATACCCAGTCACCTAAACCTGACAGTATCACTCTCCCAGTCAGTATTTCCACTTCCATCAGTCAGCCTACACCCACACCTGTGCCAGCTCCCAGGACGAGGGCAGCTGTGACCCAGTATACCTCCACACCCGCTCCTgtttctcgggtgggggtgactgGTGTCCAGCCACCCCCTGTGCCTGTCCCAGCGCCTAGGCTGAGGGCAGCCAGAATCCAACCCGACCATCCCAGAGGCCCAGCCGAGGCTCTCCAGCCAGTGCCCTCATGCTCTGGAGGCTCGGAAGAGCTAGCCTGCTTACCCATCAGTCCACCACTTCATCCACCTCCTGATCCAGCCTTTCACGCCCTCGCACTATCCCTGGTTAGGCTAGCTGAGGTGTCCCCTGCTCAGGGACCAGCTTTACTGGCCCAGGCTGTAGCTTTATCCCCTTCAGTAATTCAGTCTTTAGCTCAGCCATTAGCCACACCAACTCCAGCACAGCCGGTAGCCTCACCAACCTCTCTTCATCCAGTAGCctctccagcccagtcagttccctcacctgctgttcagcctccagcccagtcagttccctcgtctgctgttcagcttccactccagtcagtttactcgcctgctgttcagcttccactccagtcagttcacttgcctgctgttcagcttccactccagtcagttcactcgcctgctgttcagcttccactccagtcagttcaCTCGTCTGCTGTTCAGCTTCCACTCCAGTCAGTTAATTCGCTTGCCGTTCAGCCTCCAGCCCAGTCTCCTGTATCTCACTCACCTGCTCTCCAGCCTGctccagtccagtcagtccagcctgctccagtcca tctcGTCCTCTCCAGTCTTTTCCTGTTCCCCAGTCGCCCGTCCTCCAGCCTGTCCAGTCTGTCGCCCAGCCTTCTGTCGCCCAGCCTTCTGTAG